The Desulfallas thermosapovorans DSM 6562 region AGGATTAGTATTAATGAAAGGCGATGGTGTTCTCCATCGCCTTTTTGTGTCCTTCTTCCCGATAAACGGAAAGGACGATTTTATGAATATAAACCAGGTGCAAGAAAATAACTCTACATGGAAGCATAAGATAGCTTTATTTATAATCAGCCAGAATCTATCCCTTTTCGGCTCCTCTGTTGTTAGTTTCGCAATAATATGGTATATCACTCTACAAACATCATCCGGTACATGGGTGATGCTCTTTACCATCTTTTCATTGTTGCCCCAGGTGCTGATATCCCTTTGGGCCGGTGTTTGGGCGGATCGTTATAACCGCAAACACCTCATTATGCTGGCGGATGGTTTCATTGCCCTGGCCACGCTGGGCCTGGTAATTGCATTCCTGGCCGGTTATCAAAGCATGGAACTGCTTTTGGTTATTTCGGCTGTTCGTTCTATCGGGGCCGGGATTCAAACCCCTGCCATTGTAGCCATGTACCCGCAAATTGTCCCGGTGGAGAAGTTGACCAGGGTGCAGGGTATCAACCAGACCCTGAACTCGGTATTAATGCTGCTATCTCCCGCAGTGGGCGGGATTGTGCTGGGCTCCTTGGGTATTACCTGGGCCTTTATGCTGGATGTGATTACTGCTTCACTGGCTATCATAGCCCTTGGTTTTATGCATGTCGAAAAGGTTGTCCGGTCTGAAGAAGTTACGGGTGTACTTACCGAGCTGCGCCAGGGAATAACCTATACACTTAATCACAAACTGTTGAAGCGGACCTTAATTATTTTCGGGGTGTCATTTGTGTTAATAACACCGGCGGCGGTATTAACACCGTTATTGGTGGAACGCAGCTTCGGCAGCGATGTTTGGCGACTGACCGCCAATGAAATAGTTTGGACGGTGGGCACTTTAATCGGTGGGGCCTTTGTTTCCCTGCGCGGTGAATTCAGGGATAAAATATTCACCGTGGCAGTTTGTTTGGTGGCCTTCGGTATTACCTTCGCCCTGCTGGGTATTGCCAAGAATTTCACTATATATCTACTTATAATGGGTGCCGCCGGCTTTTTTATGCCCATTATCGCCACTGCCCAGACGGTATTAATTCAGGAAAACGTGGAAGCAGCCATGATGGGGCGGGTGTTCTCCCTGGTGCAAATCGTTACCGGTACTGCAATGCCCGTAGCCATATTATTTTTCGGCCCCCTTGCCGATATCATATCTATCGGCTTAATTTTGCTGGTCACCGGTATATTATTGGCACTGACAGGTGTTCTGTATCAAATTACCAGTAAACGTGCCGGTATCAGCTACTAGGGGCTATTTGCATAGTCCCCGCCAGGTCTGCTCATTATCTCTGTGCAGGCGGGCTTTTGAGGTGTTCAAGCAGGTGCCGGAGTCATAGGGCTAAAAAGGTGAAAATCTTTCAATCCTATGACTCCCGGCACCCAACTATGCTTTTTAAATATATTATTCTGAAAAATCAAATAAATTTGGCCCAGATAGGTTGTATTAAATGGAAAGACAGGTTAATATAAGTTAACAGGTTGGATAAAGTAGTGTTATTTTTTTTAAAACTTGAAACACTAATTGTAATCGGGCTAATAAAAGAGCAAAGGGGTGCAGGTAATGATTGAAATAAGGGATAAAATATACTGGGTTGGGGTAAAAGATTGGGAGTTGAAAAAATTTCATGGCGAGGAATACTCCACCCATCGGGGTTCCACCTACAATTCTTATTTGATTAAAGATAAAA contains the following coding sequences:
- a CDS encoding MFS transporter yields the protein MKGDGVLHRLFVSFFPINGKDDFMNINQVQENNSTWKHKIALFIISQNLSLFGSSVVSFAIIWYITLQTSSGTWVMLFTIFSLLPQVLISLWAGVWADRYNRKHLIMLADGFIALATLGLVIAFLAGYQSMELLLVISAVRSIGAGIQTPAIVAMYPQIVPVEKLTRVQGINQTLNSVLMLLSPAVGGIVLGSLGITWAFMLDVITASLAIIALGFMHVEKVVRSEEVTGVLTELRQGITYTLNHKLLKRTLIIFGVSFVLITPAAVLTPLLVERSFGSDVWRLTANEIVWTVGTLIGGAFVSLRGEFRDKIFTVAVCLVAFGITFALLGIAKNFTIYLLIMGAAGFFMPIIATAQTVLIQENVEAAMMGRVFSLVQIVTGTAMPVAILFFGPLADIISIGLILLVTGILLALTGVLYQITSKRAGISY